In Trifolium pratense cultivar HEN17-A07 linkage group LG7, ARS_RC_1.1, whole genome shotgun sequence, a genomic segment contains:
- the LOC123894915 gene encoding probable leucine-rich repeat receptor-like serine/threonine-protein kinase At3g14840 isoform X6: MTTSSQFLFIPLTVICFISLTAFAATTIHPVEKKALEDIAKSLGKKDWNFNIDPCSNKFNWVTPPIPNNQSNNAEVVNNVTCNCSVAGDNFCHVLTIDLNGQSLPGTLPPELNKLRYLQIIDLSRNYLSGTVPKEWGTMTALIKISLHGNRLTGSIPVEIANISTLQILEVWTNQMSGHLPPELGNLTKIRTLRISSNNFTGELPVTLAKLTILQDLMIQGSGLSGPIPSGISLLRYLTDLRISDLNGSEYAPLPQLNNMALLKTLVLRNCNINGTLPKNFGNMTALKTLDLSFNKLSGTIPMTFADMSNADINLTYIFLTGNLLTGQVPTWGKKVWVDLSYNNFNISQGSQMCEDEKVNLFSPSWAHNDIGTDSCLRECPKPSYSLYINCGGKQAKVNNTSYDDDSESSGSARFVASQMGKWASSTTGAFIGSDQRADSYTRKNTSTLTMVDAELYMTARVSPISLTYFAFCLENGRYTVDLHFAEIMFINDQTYGSLGRRLFDIYLQGKPMQKDFNIAEEAGGVGKKVVKRYKKVGVTNNTLEIRLYWAGKGREALPDKSVYGPLISAISVKSDSAHRSMSAGTVVGIVVAAAIIIILLFVILWWKGYFGKKNSLARELKSLDLQTGVFTLRQIKAATNNFDISNKIGEGGFGPVYKGCLPNGTLIAVKQLSSKSKQGNREFLTEISMISALQHPYLVKLYGCCVEGDQLLLIYEYLENNSLARALFGPEEHQIKLDWSRRKKICVGIAKGLAFLHEESRLKVVHRDIKATNVLLDTKLDPKISDFGLAKLDEEDNTHISTRIAGTYGYMAPEYAMHGYLTDKADVYSFGVVALEIVSGKSNTLYRSKEEAFYLLDWAHLLKERGDIMELVDRRLGSDFRKKEVTVMINVALLCTNATSNLRPSMSSVVSMLEGRTVVPEFVSDSSEVMDENKVEVMRQYYYEMEENTTSTSQTQSQSLLKDGSWTASSSSAADLYPIHSDSFYLQERN; the protein is encoded by the exons ATGACCACTTCCTCTCAATTTCTCTTCATTCCACTAACTGTCATTTGCTTCATATCTCTAACAGCTTTTGCTGCTACTACTATTCACCCAGTCGAAA AGAAAGCTCTCGAGGATATAGCTAAATCGCTTGGTAAGAAGGATTGGAACTTCAATATAGATCCATGCAGCAACAAATTTAACTGGGTTACGCCTCCAATACCAAATAACCAAAGTAACAATGCCGAAGTGGTCAATAATGTCACCTGCAACTGCTCTGTTGCTGGTGATAACTTCTGCCATGTTCTTACAAT AGATTTGAATGGGCAAAGTCTCCCTGGCACTCTCCCACCAGAACTGAACAAGTTGCGTTACCTTCAAATTAT TGACCTCTCTCGCAATTACTTGAGTGGTACAGTTCCTAAAGAATGGGGCACCATGACGGCTCTTATTaaaat TTCTCTTCATGGAAATCGGTTAACGGGTTCAATACCAGTGGAGATTGCAAACATATCTACTCTACAAATTTT GGAGGTATGGACCAATCAAATGTCTGGACATCTTCCTCCTGAGCTTGGGAATCTAACCAAAATTCGAACATT GCGAATTTCCTCTAACAATTTTACTGGAGAACTACCCGTGACATTGGCAAAGCTCACTATATTGCAAGATTT AATGATTCAAGGAAGCGGATTAAGTGGGCCGATTCCTTCTGGAATTTCACTTTTGAGATACTTAACTGACTT GAGAATTAGTGATTTGAATGGATCTGAATATGCACCTTTGCCACAACTTAATAATATGGCATTGTTAAAAACACT GGTTCTAAGGAATTGCAATATCAACGGAACACTACCTAAAAATTTCGGGAATATGACAGCATTAAAAACCTT AGACCTCAGCTTTAACAAATTAAGTGGAACAATTCCGATGACCTTTGCTGACATGAGCAATGCTGACATAAACTTGACATACAT ATTTTTAACTGGAAACCTTCTCACTGGACAAGTGCCTACTTGGGGAAAGAAGGTCTGGGT AGATCTTTCATACAATAACTTCAACATCAGCCAAGGGAGTCAGATGTGTGAAGATGAAAAAGT GAACTTGTTTTCTCCCTCATGGGCACACAATGACAT AGGAACAGATTCGTGTTTGAGAGAATGTCCCAAAC CGTCATACTCCCTTTATATAAATTGTGGTGGAAAACAAGCAAAAGTCAACAACACAAGCTATGATGATGATTCAGAATCATCTGGATCAGCTAGATTCGTTGCCAGTCAAATGGGAAAATGGGCATCTAGCACCACTGGTGCATTCATTGGTAGTGATCAACGTGCAGATAGTTATACTCGAAAAAATACCTCTACACTTACTATGGTGGATGCTGAATTGTACATGACCGCACGTGTTTCTCCTATTTCTTTGACTTATTTTGCGTTTTGCCTGGAAAATGGAAGATACACGGTAGATCTACACTTTGCTGAAATAATGTTCATAAACGATCAAACTTATGGTAGTCTTGGAAGGCGTCTATTTGATATCTATCTTCAG GGCAAGCCAATGCAAAAGGACTTCAATATTGCAGAAGAAGCAGGAGGAGTTGGTAAGAAAGTCGTAAAGCGATACAAAAAAGTTGGTGTTACTAATAATACATTAGAGATCCGTTTATATTGGGCTGGAAAAGGGAGAGAGGCTCTCCCAGATAAATCAGTATATGGTCCTCTTATATCAGCTATATCGGTGAAATCTG ATTCTGCACATCGAAGCATGTCTGCAGGAACTGTGGTTGGAATTGTGGTTGCAGCAGCAATTATTATCATTCTATTATTTGTTATACTTTGGTGGAAAGGatattttggaaagaaaaactcTTTAGCAAGAG AGCTGAAGAGTTTAGACCTACAAACAGGTGTATTTACCTTAAGACAAATCAAAGCAGCAACAAATAACTTTGATATTTCCAATAAGATTGGAGAAGGAGGGTTTGGTCCTGTGTACAAG GGTTGTTTACCCAATGGGACATTGATAGCAGTCAAGCAACTTTCTTCTAAATCAAAGCAAGGGAATCGTGAGTTTTTAACTGAGATAAGCATGATTTCTGCTTTGCAACACCCTTATCTTGTTAAACTATATGGTTGTTGTGTGGAGGGAGATCAGTTGTTGCTGATATATGAATACTTGGAAAACAATAGTCTCGCTCGTGCTTTATTTG GTCCAGAGGAACACCAAATAAAATTAGATTGGTCAAGAAGGAAGAAGATATGTGTTGGCATTGCTAAAGGTTTGGCATTCCTCCATGAAGAATCAAGACTGAAGGTTGTTCATAGGGACATCAAAGCCACAAATGTGTTACTTGATACCAAACTTGACCCAAAGATATCTGATTTTGGTTTGGCCAAGCTGGATGAGGAGGACAATACTCACATTAGCACTAGAATTGCTGGGACGTA TGGATATATGGCTCCTGAATATGCAATGCATGGTTATTTGACAGACAAAGCAGATGTTTATAGTTTTGGAGTTGTTGCTCTAGAAATTGTTAGTGGTAAGAGCAACACCCTTTATCGGTCAAAGGAGGAAGCATTCTATCTTCTTGATTGG GCACATTTGTTGAAAGAGAGAGGTGACATAATGGAGCTAGTTGATAGAAGATTAGGTTCAGATTTCAGAAAAAAGGAAGTTACGGTGATGATCAACGTTGCTCTCCTATGCACCAATGCCACTTCAAACCTTAGGCCCTCTATGTCTTCAGTCGTAAGTATGCTTGAAGGAAGGACCGTGGTTCCAGAATTTGTTTCAGATTCAAGTGAAGTAATGGATGAAAACAAGGTAGAAGTAATGAGGCAATATTACTATGAGATGGAAGAAAATACGACAAGTACGTCACAAACACAAAGTCAGAGTTTATTAAAGGATGGGTCATGGACTGCTTCATCTTCATCAGCTGCAGATCTTTATCCTATCCACAGTGATTCTTTCTATTTGCAGGAAAGAAATTAA
- the LOC123894915 gene encoding probable leucine-rich repeat receptor-like serine/threonine-protein kinase At3g14840 isoform X3 — translation MTTSSQFLFIPLTVICFISLTAFAATTIHPVEKKALEDIAKSLGKKDWNFNIDPCSNKFNWVTPPIPNNQSNNAEVVNNVTCNCSVAGDNFCHVLTIDLNGQSLPGTLPPELNKLRYLQIIDLSRNYLSGTVPKEWGTMTALIKISLHGNRLTGSIPVEIANISTLQILEVWTNQMSGHLPPELGNLTKIRTLRISSNNFTGELPVTLAKLTILQDFQIDDNQFSGKIPDYIQNWRSINKLMIQGSGLSGPIPSGISLLRYLTDLRISDLNGSEYAPLPQLNNMALLKTLVLRNCNINGTLPKNFGNMTALKTLDLSFNKLSGTIPMTFADMSNADINLTYIFLTGNLLTGQVPTWGKKVWVDLSYNNFNISQGSQMCEDEKVNLFSPSWAHNDIGTDSCLRECPKREFLHASYSLYINCGGKQAKVNNTSYDDDSESSGSARFVASQMGKWASSTTGAFIGSDQRADSYTRKNTSTLTMVDAELYMTARVSPISLTYFAFCLENGRYTVDLHFAEIMFINDQTYGSLGRRLFDIYLQGKPMQKDFNIAEEAGGVGKKVVKRYKKVGVTNNTLEIRLYWAGKGREALPDKSVYGPLISAISVKSDSAHRSMSAGTVVGIVVAAAIIIILLFVILWWKGYFGKKNSLARELKSLDLQTGVFTLRQIKAATNNFDISNKIGEGGFGPVYKGCLPNGTLIAVKQLSSKSKQGNREFLTEISMISALQHPYLVKLYGCCVEGDQLLLIYEYLENNSLARALFGPEEHQIKLDWSRRKKICVGIAKGLAFLHEESRLKVVHRDIKATNVLLDTKLDPKISDFGLAKLDEEDNTHISTRIAGTYGYMAPEYAMHGYLTDKADVYSFGVVALEIVSGKSNTLYRSKEEAFYLLDWAHLLKERGDIMELVDRRLGSDFRKKEVTVMINVALLCTNATSNLRPSMSSVVSMLEGRTVVPEFVSDSSEVMDENKVEVMRQYYYEMEENTTSTSQTQSQSLLKDGSWTASSSSAADLYPIHSDSFYLQERN, via the exons ATGACCACTTCCTCTCAATTTCTCTTCATTCCACTAACTGTCATTTGCTTCATATCTCTAACAGCTTTTGCTGCTACTACTATTCACCCAGTCGAAA AGAAAGCTCTCGAGGATATAGCTAAATCGCTTGGTAAGAAGGATTGGAACTTCAATATAGATCCATGCAGCAACAAATTTAACTGGGTTACGCCTCCAATACCAAATAACCAAAGTAACAATGCCGAAGTGGTCAATAATGTCACCTGCAACTGCTCTGTTGCTGGTGATAACTTCTGCCATGTTCTTACAAT AGATTTGAATGGGCAAAGTCTCCCTGGCACTCTCCCACCAGAACTGAACAAGTTGCGTTACCTTCAAATTAT TGACCTCTCTCGCAATTACTTGAGTGGTACAGTTCCTAAAGAATGGGGCACCATGACGGCTCTTATTaaaat TTCTCTTCATGGAAATCGGTTAACGGGTTCAATACCAGTGGAGATTGCAAACATATCTACTCTACAAATTTT GGAGGTATGGACCAATCAAATGTCTGGACATCTTCCTCCTGAGCTTGGGAATCTAACCAAAATTCGAACATT GCGAATTTCCTCTAACAATTTTACTGGAGAACTACCCGTGACATTGGCAAAGCTCACTATATTGCAAGATTT CCAAATTGACGACAACCAATTCTCTGGAAAGATACCTGATTATATTCAGAACTGGAGAAGTATCAATAAACT AATGATTCAAGGAAGCGGATTAAGTGGGCCGATTCCTTCTGGAATTTCACTTTTGAGATACTTAACTGACTT GAGAATTAGTGATTTGAATGGATCTGAATATGCACCTTTGCCACAACTTAATAATATGGCATTGTTAAAAACACT GGTTCTAAGGAATTGCAATATCAACGGAACACTACCTAAAAATTTCGGGAATATGACAGCATTAAAAACCTT AGACCTCAGCTTTAACAAATTAAGTGGAACAATTCCGATGACCTTTGCTGACATGAGCAATGCTGACATAAACTTGACATACAT ATTTTTAACTGGAAACCTTCTCACTGGACAAGTGCCTACTTGGGGAAAGAAGGTCTGGGT AGATCTTTCATACAATAACTTCAACATCAGCCAAGGGAGTCAGATGTGTGAAGATGAAAAAGT GAACTTGTTTTCTCCCTCATGGGCACACAATGACAT AGGAACAGATTCGTGTTTGAGAGAATGTCCCAAACGTGAGTTTCTTCATG CGTCATACTCCCTTTATATAAATTGTGGTGGAAAACAAGCAAAAGTCAACAACACAAGCTATGATGATGATTCAGAATCATCTGGATCAGCTAGATTCGTTGCCAGTCAAATGGGAAAATGGGCATCTAGCACCACTGGTGCATTCATTGGTAGTGATCAACGTGCAGATAGTTATACTCGAAAAAATACCTCTACACTTACTATGGTGGATGCTGAATTGTACATGACCGCACGTGTTTCTCCTATTTCTTTGACTTATTTTGCGTTTTGCCTGGAAAATGGAAGATACACGGTAGATCTACACTTTGCTGAAATAATGTTCATAAACGATCAAACTTATGGTAGTCTTGGAAGGCGTCTATTTGATATCTATCTTCAG GGCAAGCCAATGCAAAAGGACTTCAATATTGCAGAAGAAGCAGGAGGAGTTGGTAAGAAAGTCGTAAAGCGATACAAAAAAGTTGGTGTTACTAATAATACATTAGAGATCCGTTTATATTGGGCTGGAAAAGGGAGAGAGGCTCTCCCAGATAAATCAGTATATGGTCCTCTTATATCAGCTATATCGGTGAAATCTG ATTCTGCACATCGAAGCATGTCTGCAGGAACTGTGGTTGGAATTGTGGTTGCAGCAGCAATTATTATCATTCTATTATTTGTTATACTTTGGTGGAAAGGatattttggaaagaaaaactcTTTAGCAAGAG AGCTGAAGAGTTTAGACCTACAAACAGGTGTATTTACCTTAAGACAAATCAAAGCAGCAACAAATAACTTTGATATTTCCAATAAGATTGGAGAAGGAGGGTTTGGTCCTGTGTACAAG GGTTGTTTACCCAATGGGACATTGATAGCAGTCAAGCAACTTTCTTCTAAATCAAAGCAAGGGAATCGTGAGTTTTTAACTGAGATAAGCATGATTTCTGCTTTGCAACACCCTTATCTTGTTAAACTATATGGTTGTTGTGTGGAGGGAGATCAGTTGTTGCTGATATATGAATACTTGGAAAACAATAGTCTCGCTCGTGCTTTATTTG GTCCAGAGGAACACCAAATAAAATTAGATTGGTCAAGAAGGAAGAAGATATGTGTTGGCATTGCTAAAGGTTTGGCATTCCTCCATGAAGAATCAAGACTGAAGGTTGTTCATAGGGACATCAAAGCCACAAATGTGTTACTTGATACCAAACTTGACCCAAAGATATCTGATTTTGGTTTGGCCAAGCTGGATGAGGAGGACAATACTCACATTAGCACTAGAATTGCTGGGACGTA TGGATATATGGCTCCTGAATATGCAATGCATGGTTATTTGACAGACAAAGCAGATGTTTATAGTTTTGGAGTTGTTGCTCTAGAAATTGTTAGTGGTAAGAGCAACACCCTTTATCGGTCAAAGGAGGAAGCATTCTATCTTCTTGATTGG GCACATTTGTTGAAAGAGAGAGGTGACATAATGGAGCTAGTTGATAGAAGATTAGGTTCAGATTTCAGAAAAAAGGAAGTTACGGTGATGATCAACGTTGCTCTCCTATGCACCAATGCCACTTCAAACCTTAGGCCCTCTATGTCTTCAGTCGTAAGTATGCTTGAAGGAAGGACCGTGGTTCCAGAATTTGTTTCAGATTCAAGTGAAGTAATGGATGAAAACAAGGTAGAAGTAATGAGGCAATATTACTATGAGATGGAAGAAAATACGACAAGTACGTCACAAACACAAAGTCAGAGTTTATTAAAGGATGGGTCATGGACTGCTTCATCTTCATCAGCTGCAGATCTTTATCCTATCCACAGTGATTCTTTCTATTTGCAGGAAAGAAATTAA
- the LOC123894915 gene encoding probable leucine-rich repeat receptor-like serine/threonine-protein kinase At3g14840 isoform X4, with translation MTTSSQFLFIPLTVICFISLTAFAATTIHPVEKKALEDIAKSLGKKDWNFNIDPCSNKFNWVTPPIPNNQSNNAEVVNNVTCNCSVAGDNFCHVLTIDLNGQSLPGTLPPELNKLRYLQIIDLSRNYLSGTVPKEWGTMTALIKISLHGNRLTGSIPVEIANISTLQILEVWTNQMSGHLPPELGNLTKIRTLRISSNNFTGELPVTLAKLTILQDFQIDDNQFSGKIPDYIQNWRSINKLMIQGSGLSGPIPSGISLLRYLTDLRISDLNGSEYAPLPQLNNMALLKTLVLRNCNINGTLPKNFGNMTALKTLDLSFNKLSGTIPMTFADMSNADINLTYIFLTGNLLTGQVPTWGKKVWVDLSYNNFNISQGSQMCEDEKVNLFSPSWAHNDIGTDSCLRECPKPSYSLYINCGGKQAKVNNTSYDDDSESSGSARFVASQMGKWASSTTGAFIGSDQRADSYTRKNTSTLTMVDAELYMTARVSPISLTYFAFCLENGRYTVDLHFAEIMFINDQTYGSLGRRLFDIYLQGKPMQKDFNIAEEAGGVGKKVVKRYKKVGVTNNTLEIRLYWAGKGREALPDKSVYGPLISAISVKSDSAHRSMSAGTVVGIVVAAAIIIILLFVILWWKGYFGKKNSLARELKSLDLQTGVFTLRQIKAATNNFDISNKIGEGGFGPVYKGCLPNGTLIAVKQLSSKSKQGNREFLTEISMISALQHPYLVKLYGCCVEGDQLLLIYEYLENNSLARALFGPEEHQIKLDWSRRKKICVGIAKGLAFLHEESRLKVVHRDIKATNVLLDTKLDPKISDFGLAKLDEEDNTHISTRIAGTYGYMAPEYAMHGYLTDKADVYSFGVVALEIVSGKSNTLYRSKEEAFYLLDWAHLLKERGDIMELVDRRLGSDFRKKEVTVMINVALLCTNATSNLRPSMSSVVSMLEGRTVVPEFVSDSSEVMDENKVEVMRQYYYEMEENTTSTSQTQSQSLLKDGSWTASSSSAADLYPIHSDSFYLQERN, from the exons ATGACCACTTCCTCTCAATTTCTCTTCATTCCACTAACTGTCATTTGCTTCATATCTCTAACAGCTTTTGCTGCTACTACTATTCACCCAGTCGAAA AGAAAGCTCTCGAGGATATAGCTAAATCGCTTGGTAAGAAGGATTGGAACTTCAATATAGATCCATGCAGCAACAAATTTAACTGGGTTACGCCTCCAATACCAAATAACCAAAGTAACAATGCCGAAGTGGTCAATAATGTCACCTGCAACTGCTCTGTTGCTGGTGATAACTTCTGCCATGTTCTTACAAT AGATTTGAATGGGCAAAGTCTCCCTGGCACTCTCCCACCAGAACTGAACAAGTTGCGTTACCTTCAAATTAT TGACCTCTCTCGCAATTACTTGAGTGGTACAGTTCCTAAAGAATGGGGCACCATGACGGCTCTTATTaaaat TTCTCTTCATGGAAATCGGTTAACGGGTTCAATACCAGTGGAGATTGCAAACATATCTACTCTACAAATTTT GGAGGTATGGACCAATCAAATGTCTGGACATCTTCCTCCTGAGCTTGGGAATCTAACCAAAATTCGAACATT GCGAATTTCCTCTAACAATTTTACTGGAGAACTACCCGTGACATTGGCAAAGCTCACTATATTGCAAGATTT CCAAATTGACGACAACCAATTCTCTGGAAAGATACCTGATTATATTCAGAACTGGAGAAGTATCAATAAACT AATGATTCAAGGAAGCGGATTAAGTGGGCCGATTCCTTCTGGAATTTCACTTTTGAGATACTTAACTGACTT GAGAATTAGTGATTTGAATGGATCTGAATATGCACCTTTGCCACAACTTAATAATATGGCATTGTTAAAAACACT GGTTCTAAGGAATTGCAATATCAACGGAACACTACCTAAAAATTTCGGGAATATGACAGCATTAAAAACCTT AGACCTCAGCTTTAACAAATTAAGTGGAACAATTCCGATGACCTTTGCTGACATGAGCAATGCTGACATAAACTTGACATACAT ATTTTTAACTGGAAACCTTCTCACTGGACAAGTGCCTACTTGGGGAAAGAAGGTCTGGGT AGATCTTTCATACAATAACTTCAACATCAGCCAAGGGAGTCAGATGTGTGAAGATGAAAAAGT GAACTTGTTTTCTCCCTCATGGGCACACAATGACAT AGGAACAGATTCGTGTTTGAGAGAATGTCCCAAAC CGTCATACTCCCTTTATATAAATTGTGGTGGAAAACAAGCAAAAGTCAACAACACAAGCTATGATGATGATTCAGAATCATCTGGATCAGCTAGATTCGTTGCCAGTCAAATGGGAAAATGGGCATCTAGCACCACTGGTGCATTCATTGGTAGTGATCAACGTGCAGATAGTTATACTCGAAAAAATACCTCTACACTTACTATGGTGGATGCTGAATTGTACATGACCGCACGTGTTTCTCCTATTTCTTTGACTTATTTTGCGTTTTGCCTGGAAAATGGAAGATACACGGTAGATCTACACTTTGCTGAAATAATGTTCATAAACGATCAAACTTATGGTAGTCTTGGAAGGCGTCTATTTGATATCTATCTTCAG GGCAAGCCAATGCAAAAGGACTTCAATATTGCAGAAGAAGCAGGAGGAGTTGGTAAGAAAGTCGTAAAGCGATACAAAAAAGTTGGTGTTACTAATAATACATTAGAGATCCGTTTATATTGGGCTGGAAAAGGGAGAGAGGCTCTCCCAGATAAATCAGTATATGGTCCTCTTATATCAGCTATATCGGTGAAATCTG ATTCTGCACATCGAAGCATGTCTGCAGGAACTGTGGTTGGAATTGTGGTTGCAGCAGCAATTATTATCATTCTATTATTTGTTATACTTTGGTGGAAAGGatattttggaaagaaaaactcTTTAGCAAGAG AGCTGAAGAGTTTAGACCTACAAACAGGTGTATTTACCTTAAGACAAATCAAAGCAGCAACAAATAACTTTGATATTTCCAATAAGATTGGAGAAGGAGGGTTTGGTCCTGTGTACAAG GGTTGTTTACCCAATGGGACATTGATAGCAGTCAAGCAACTTTCTTCTAAATCAAAGCAAGGGAATCGTGAGTTTTTAACTGAGATAAGCATGATTTCTGCTTTGCAACACCCTTATCTTGTTAAACTATATGGTTGTTGTGTGGAGGGAGATCAGTTGTTGCTGATATATGAATACTTGGAAAACAATAGTCTCGCTCGTGCTTTATTTG GTCCAGAGGAACACCAAATAAAATTAGATTGGTCAAGAAGGAAGAAGATATGTGTTGGCATTGCTAAAGGTTTGGCATTCCTCCATGAAGAATCAAGACTGAAGGTTGTTCATAGGGACATCAAAGCCACAAATGTGTTACTTGATACCAAACTTGACCCAAAGATATCTGATTTTGGTTTGGCCAAGCTGGATGAGGAGGACAATACTCACATTAGCACTAGAATTGCTGGGACGTA TGGATATATGGCTCCTGAATATGCAATGCATGGTTATTTGACAGACAAAGCAGATGTTTATAGTTTTGGAGTTGTTGCTCTAGAAATTGTTAGTGGTAAGAGCAACACCCTTTATCGGTCAAAGGAGGAAGCATTCTATCTTCTTGATTGG GCACATTTGTTGAAAGAGAGAGGTGACATAATGGAGCTAGTTGATAGAAGATTAGGTTCAGATTTCAGAAAAAAGGAAGTTACGGTGATGATCAACGTTGCTCTCCTATGCACCAATGCCACTTCAAACCTTAGGCCCTCTATGTCTTCAGTCGTAAGTATGCTTGAAGGAAGGACCGTGGTTCCAGAATTTGTTTCAGATTCAAGTGAAGTAATGGATGAAAACAAGGTAGAAGTAATGAGGCAATATTACTATGAGATGGAAGAAAATACGACAAGTACGTCACAAACACAAAGTCAGAGTTTATTAAAGGATGGGTCATGGACTGCTTCATCTTCATCAGCTGCAGATCTTTATCCTATCCACAGTGATTCTTTCTATTTGCAGGAAAGAAATTAA